One stretch of Cohnella algarum DNA includes these proteins:
- a CDS encoding Ger(x)C family spore germination protein translates to MPERTVAYWRLLSERLPLLFLALAIAPIAGCWDREEVNGLAIVTSVGLDRKESGAVEMTLEIIVPKQEDGSRAQSGSQPGGGGQTIVRSAEGETAADAVSKLQAKLPRTIYWGQLEMLVVGEKLARAGFREQLDYLVRDNEVRLRVQPFVFGGSVRDFFASGYSLEQTKADFLGGEAARLFPKPMTMNRLIQKMTDETEDAVVPLINLSRDGKETAPYIKGYAVLSEGRMAGEMDEEAFSGTKWVLEQLHRDIETVKLEASPPLVSLMVMSAKTRLIPHLKGDRPAMEIRIETELSIIQNTTPYALADPEYIRKTEKAEAEHIRRKVELAVERAQKMKSDVFGFGEAINRSRPREWNRMKARWKQVFPSLEVEVAVRVNVRRIGMNNEPVGRTPKTGESR, encoded by the coding sequence ATGCCTGAACGGACGGTTGCCTATTGGCGGCTTTTGAGCGAGCGCTTGCCGCTTTTGTTCCTGGCGCTTGCAATCGCGCCGATTGCCGGCTGCTGGGACCGGGAGGAAGTGAACGGATTGGCGATCGTGACGAGCGTCGGCTTGGACCGGAAGGAGAGCGGAGCCGTCGAGATGACGCTGGAAATCATCGTTCCGAAGCAGGAGGACGGCAGCCGGGCGCAAAGCGGGAGCCAGCCGGGGGGCGGGGGGCAAACGATCGTTCGGTCCGCCGAGGGCGAAACCGCCGCCGATGCGGTGAGCAAGCTGCAAGCCAAGCTGCCCCGCACGATCTATTGGGGGCAGCTGGAAATGCTTGTCGTGGGGGAAAAGCTGGCGCGCGCCGGGTTTCGCGAGCAGCTGGATTACCTGGTCCGCGACAACGAAGTGCGCCTGCGGGTGCAGCCGTTCGTTTTCGGAGGAAGCGTCCGCGATTTTTTCGCTTCCGGGTATTCCCTCGAACAAACGAAAGCCGACTTTTTGGGGGGCGAAGCCGCTCGCCTGTTCCCCAAGCCAATGACGATGAACCGGCTCATTCAAAAGATGACCGATGAAACGGAAGACGCGGTCGTGCCCCTTATCAACCTTTCGCGCGACGGCAAGGAAACCGCCCCTTACATCAAAGGGTATGCCGTTCTTTCCGAAGGCCGCATGGCAGGCGAAATGGACGAAGAAGCGTTTTCGGGAACCAAGTGGGTGCTGGAGCAATTGCATCGCGATATCGAAACCGTCAAGCTGGAAGCGTCTCCTCCGCTCGTCTCGCTCATGGTGATGTCCGCGAAAACCCGGTTGATTCCCCATCTGAAAGGAGATCGCCCCGCTATGGAAATTCGCATCGAGACGGAGTTGAGCATCATTCAGAATACGACCCCTTACGCTTTGGCCGACCCGGAATATATTCGCAAAACGGAAAAGGCCGAGGCGGAGCATATCCGCCGAAAAGTCGAGCTTGCCGTCGAGCGGGCGCAAAAGATGAAATCCGATGTCTTCGGGTTCGGGGAAGCGATCAACCGCAGCCGCCCGCGGGAATGGAACCGGATGAAGGCCCGCTGGAAGCAGGTTTTTCCTTCGCTGGAAGTCGAGGTCGCGGTTCGGGTGAACGTCCGCCGCATCGGCATGAACAACGAGCCCGTCGGGCGAACGCCGAAAACGGGGGAGAGCCGATGA
- a CDS encoding spore germination protein: protein MRKRSFKPNQASETFVPEESAALSASLDRNVEALKRIFSLSDDVSFRTFLIGGTVKAELVYIPGMSDRQEIDVSVLKPLMRSEPAEKADLQEVKNRVLSIVSVEEIGTIGECARQLIKGDPLLLIDDCERALLLKIAKWEKRAVEEPKTEPSLRGPREGFTESIATNLSLLRRKVQTVKLKLQSLQLGRYTETDVYIAFIEGLAKPSLVEEVRRRIERIDLDSVLETGYIEELTEDSPYSPFPQQQFTERVDIAAASLLEGRVVILVDGTPNVLIVPVTLVTLLQAADDYYNRSLYSSTLRFLRYCTLFISLILPAAYVALLNFHQEMVPGKLMISIASAREAIPFPTIVEVLMMQLAFEVLREAGLRLPRQIGSAVTIVGALVVGEAAVSAGLVSAPIVIIIAFTGIAGFTAPHYSIELSIRLLRLLLIVLGGMLGMLGVMFGIIAIAIHLCTLRSFGVPYLTPFAPFVASDTKDTMVRVPWWKMTKRPSFANGRNRDRLAPGQRPEPGRGEEE from the coding sequence ATGCGAAAACGGTCTTTCAAACCAAACCAAGCTTCCGAAACGTTCGTGCCGGAAGAAAGCGCGGCTTTGTCCGCGTCGCTGGACCGAAACGTGGAAGCTCTCAAACGGATTTTCAGCCTCTCTGACGACGTCTCGTTCCGGACGTTCCTGATCGGCGGAACGGTGAAGGCCGAGCTCGTCTATATCCCCGGCATGTCGGACCGGCAGGAGATCGATGTCAGCGTGCTGAAGCCGCTGATGCGGTCGGAACCGGCGGAGAAGGCGGATTTGCAAGAGGTCAAAAACCGGGTGCTGTCCATCGTGTCGGTCGAGGAGATCGGCACGATCGGCGAATGCGCCCGTCAATTGATCAAAGGGGACCCTTTGCTGCTGATCGACGATTGCGAGCGCGCCTTGCTGCTCAAAATCGCCAAGTGGGAAAAACGAGCGGTGGAAGAGCCGAAAACCGAGCCGTCGCTTCGGGGGCCGCGCGAAGGCTTTACCGAATCGATCGCGACCAATCTGTCGCTCCTCCGCCGGAAAGTCCAGACCGTCAAGCTGAAGCTGCAATCGCTGCAGCTCGGCCGTTATACCGAGACGGACGTCTATATTGCCTTCATCGAAGGGCTGGCCAAGCCGTCTCTGGTCGAGGAGGTGCGGCGGCGGATCGAGCGAATCGACCTGGACAGCGTGCTGGAAACGGGATATATCGAAGAGCTGACGGAGGACAGCCCGTACTCGCCGTTTCCGCAGCAGCAATTTACGGAGCGGGTCGATATCGCGGCGGCGAGCCTGCTCGAAGGCCGCGTCGTCATCCTCGTCGACGGCACCCCCAACGTGCTGATCGTCCCCGTGACGCTCGTTACGCTGCTGCAGGCGGCGGACGATTACTACAACCGCTCGTTGTACTCCAGCACGCTCCGTTTTTTGCGGTACTGCACGCTGTTCATTTCGCTCATCCTTCCGGCGGCGTACGTCGCGCTCCTGAATTTTCACCAGGAGATGGTGCCGGGCAAATTAATGATCAGCATCGCGTCGGCGCGGGAAGCCATTCCGTTCCCGACGATCGTGGAAGTGCTGATGATGCAGCTGGCGTTCGAGGTGCTGCGCGAAGCGGGCCTGCGTCTGCCGCGGCAGATCGGCTCGGCCGTCACGATCGTCGGCGCGCTCGTCGTAGGAGAGGCTGCCGTTTCCGCCGGCCTCGTCTCCGCGCCGATCGTCATCATTATCGCGTTTACCGGCATCGCGGGGTTTACGGCCCCTCACTATTCGATCGAGCTGTCCATCCGCCTGCTCCGGCTCCTGCTCATCGTGCTGGGAGGCATGCTCGGCATGCTGGGCGTCATGTTCGGCATTATCGCCATCGCCATTCACCTGTGCACGCTGCGATCGTTCGGCGTTCCCTACCTGACGCCGTTCGCGCCGTTCGTCGCCAGCGATACGAAGGATACGATGGTCCGGGTTCCCTGGTGGAAGATGACGAAGCGCCCGAGCTTCGCGAACGGGCGAAACCGGGACCGGCTTGCCCCCGGACAGCGGCCGGAGCCGGGACGGGGAGAGGAGGAATGA